taacaaaacatTTTTCTGGAATATGGTTTTGTCAACCTTCTGTGAAAATACAGTTTTGGCAAATCTAAGCAAATATTCAAGAAACAAAAGTTTGCCAGCAGAAAAAGATCACATGGTATATCTAACACACCCTTTATTTTGTCTCTTAGGATAAATACAGGTTTATCTATTAactaaaaaatatagatttttttttccccgacATTGAAACTGATTTCCCCCACCTATTAGACTGTGGCCTCTTGTTTTAGTCTAATTTTTAAAGTAAATATATTTGAATTAATCTTATGGCCATCAATGCCGGTCAGGATGGTGTCGGGACAGCACCCACTCCAATCCGCTTCATCAATATCTTTGCCTGTGAGATCGTCAAAATTAAATACCAAGGtaggcaattagagatgagctaagTTACAGtgattagattcgtcacgaacctcgcggctcagcTATGCCGACTTATTTCTAttgaattccttaaaggggttctccggtgcttacacatcttttcccctatccaaaggataggggataagatgcctgatcgcaggagtcccgccgctggggacccccgggatcatgcacgcggcaccccgtttgttatcagtccccggagcatgttcgctctgggtctgattacaggcgaccaccgggccagtGGCTtgcgacgtcacgcctccgccccggtgtgacgtcacacctccgcccctcaatgcaagcctatgggacggggtgtgatagctgtcacgccccctcctgtaggcttgcattgaggggcggagcatgaagtcacacgggggcggaggcgtatgtcacacgctgccggcccggtggtcgtctgtaatcagacccggagcgaaacacgctccggggactgattacagatggggtgccgcgtgcatgatcccgggggtccccagcggcgggactcctgtgatcaggcatcttatcccctatcctttaagagAAAGAAAGTTAAAATGAATGTTAACACCCATGGGTCTAGCACGCCACCTAACCCGATTTAATCGAATTAATAAATGAAACAAGAGCTATAGTATGTGTCATAAGTTTATTTACAACCCATGTCTGGCATGGTGGGAATATTTAGATTTGCTTCAGACGGTCCACTGCACCTGCAATGAGAAAACATCTGgaattagaaagaaaaaaaaaaaaaaaaaaaaaaaacaatctacaGATTTAACAAACTACAAGTCGAAGAAAATTAGATGTGCATCAGAAAGCGTTTACAGTATCATGAATTGTCATACTGATAATTTTCATCACATGCACCAATATAGCTCCTTGAATGCAGAATTCTTCCACCCCTTAACCCATTAAAGCACACTAACCACGACAGGTCCAACACCAGTGCTTTGGTGCCACAGTCCCTGTTTTTGCACTCTGGAGATGTTCCAAACACTATACAGTAAATGAGGCTGCAGTGCGTCTGGATCATCATCATCAAAGCAGGGAAACATGTTTTTAGAAAAAGTAAAACAGGACCAAGACTGAACAGAGAGCCAACACTGGACAGGTGAATTTGTAAAGCATAGCTCCAATAGTGTGTTCATTTTTATGAAAAAGACATGACAGTGTAGCTCATTTTTCAAATTCATTCATGTTTTTAAGGGGATCCGTCCTCCTTGCCAACTAGAACTCTGCAATAGGAGACCAAGCTTCCGGCTCCATCTCTACAGCATCCCTCCCAACACAAGAATCCCATTATGCGGGGTGTTGTGAAGACTTGCTTGGCTCTTTGCATCAAACGACCAAACGTTCTAAGGATAGCGACACTTGTCAAGTTTTTCAGATTATGAtggcaaaattataaagatgtgAAATTAAGTGAATCTATTTTGTCACCAGAATCAAAGCTTTCCACGTTAAAGATGTCAGCATCTCACAATACTAGGTGTGGGCTGTATGTTCTGAAGGCAAGGCTTATACCGttcaccattatacagtggtgggACACATACCTTTACATTTTCTTCATCACAAGTTACTTTTTCAATAACTGATGTCTGACAATGATAAAGGGAAAAGTGAATCCACTGCCAAAGAAAGCTGTCATAAGTGCTAGAAGTTTCCACTTGTTCTCTACAGAGAAGGGAAGGttctagagagaaaaaaaaaaaaaaaagggtacaaGCATGAAAGAGCAGCATGTAGATAATGCCCCAGGAGAGGCTGCCAGAAGACTCAGGAATAAGGTTAGAGGAGAGCACAACATATGTATTGACCTACACAATGCACGCTAATTTACATAAGAAAATGTTAAGTCATTTACTAGATTTCTTCCTTCTCTGTCCTTGTACATACAGCCTACTgtgcgcagtttttttttttataatggcatGAGGCCTGTATTTTAGGCCCTTAACCACTAATGCTTAGGTTTGCTATCATTTTTCCCCAAGCAGAAAATCAGCAGTCCTTACTATAATAGTGTTCAAACACTGCAGAGGAAATCTGCACAATGGGGGGGATcgaaacctgcgcagaggaaccATTGctgcattgcccatagcaaccaatcagatcgcttatttttgacaaggcctctgcaaaatgaaagaaactggctgctatgggcaactagtcaacttttcctgcacaagttttgatatatctcccccaatatccaTATAGAATCTGACCTTCAGAACACAAATCCTCAGCATGTCATCTTTGTTAGAAATGCTAGATGTTTATTGTGGGTTTCACATTGACTTAATGTACATCATTTAAGCTTTGTGGGGTCATACCCTTTGGAAGCTACTAGGACCATTGCATTCATTGGTTAGTGTGGCCTGTGTTATTTGGGAAGACAGGTGCTTTACAGGAGGGGGATCATGGGCCCCTCTAATTGTGTAAAGagttcaagtaaaaaaaaaaaaaaataataattctattTAATTTCTTTTTATATCTGTCTTGTTTATCAATAAAGACAGTGCCTACAggtatgcagttttttttttttttttttggggggggagggggttcctACAGTAATTGATCGCCATGTGTGCTCACTAGGCCTCAGAGACATTGTATTCTTATTGAGGGGTCAATGTCAAGAGGCTGCATCAAAGCCATATGAACGCACAACAATATGGAAGGAGTCATCCCATGGCATCCAACCCTGCAACTCAAGATGCAGCAGattacaatccccagcattccacaatgctgagagttgtagttttgcaagtcaGACGGCCACAAGTTGGACACCTACATCCTAtagtagtgtttcctaaccagggtgcctccagctattgcaaaactacaactcccagcatgcccagacagccaaaggctgtctgggcatgctaggagttgtagttttgcaacagctggaggcaccctggttgggaaacactgtcccatGGCAATATTTCTAGACATACAattctccagttattgcaaaactccaATTCGTACTATaattagcaacagcaggagagccACATGTCTAGGAAACCCTGCTCTACGCTCAccccccatatatgtatatatacaagtATGAGATCCCTGTACATTGTATACATGAGTCAGGTCGGCTCTATGGTACATCAGAAAGCGTTTACAGTATCACAGGACCCTCATACGGATTTGCTATCATCACCTGTACCATAGCCCGGAGGTGAGCGCCGGCCTGGGCCGCACCACACACTCCCCTGACAGCTCAGCACTATATCCCGCCATTAGCCTTCACGTACCTTGCCCGGGCCCTCCTCATAGTGGCTGCGGCGGA
Above is a genomic segment from Hyla sarda isolate aHylSar1 chromosome 1, aHylSar1.hap1, whole genome shotgun sequence containing:
- the LOC130310683 gene encoding cytochrome c oxidase subunit 7C, mitochondrial, with product MFGQAVRRFTTSAIRRSHYEEGPGKNLPFSVENKWKLLALMTAFFGSGFTFPFIIVRHQLLKK